A DNA window from Bradyrhizobium sp. CCBAU 53421 contains the following coding sequences:
- a CDS encoding ABC transporter substrate-binding protein: MKNTKLSLLAAAAALCLLSTQAAFAQKKYDTGASDTEIKIGNVEAYSGPASAYGVIGKTEEAYFKMINEQGGINGRKINWISYDDGYSPPKTVEQIRKLIESDEVFLVFNALGTPTQTAVQKYHNAKKVPQLFLATGASKWNDPKDFPWTMGFQPSYRVEARIFGKYILKAKPDAKVAIFYANDDFGKDYLVGLKEMLDKSSVKIVAEESYETTEPSIDSHIVKLKDTGADVFVNISTPKFAAQAIKKIAELNWKPMHVMTDVSISIGAVMKPAGLEASEGVLSAGYLKDASDPQWKNDEGMKKFMAFAEKYMPGANLSDANLVYGYAAAQTMVQVLKQAGDNLTRENVMKQAASLKDFTPDTLIPGIRINTSATDFAPVEQLKMMQFKNGQWELFGDIISAETGG, from the coding sequence ATGAAAAATACAAAACTGTCGCTGCTGGCCGCCGCCGCGGCGCTCTGCCTGCTCTCCACCCAGGCCGCCTTTGCACAAAAGAAGTACGACACCGGCGCCTCCGACACCGAGATCAAGATCGGCAATGTCGAGGCCTATAGCGGTCCCGCCTCCGCCTACGGCGTCATCGGCAAGACCGAAGAAGCCTATTTCAAGATGATCAACGAGCAGGGCGGCATCAATGGCCGCAAGATCAACTGGATCTCCTACGACGACGGCTATTCGCCGCCGAAGACCGTGGAGCAGATCCGCAAGCTGATCGAAAGCGACGAGGTCTTCCTGGTGTTCAACGCGCTGGGCACGCCGACCCAGACCGCGGTGCAGAAGTATCACAACGCCAAGAAGGTGCCGCAGCTCTTCCTCGCCACCGGTGCCAGCAAGTGGAACGATCCGAAGGATTTCCCGTGGACCATGGGCTTCCAGCCGAGCTATCGCGTCGAGGCGCGGATCTTCGGCAAATACATCCTCAAGGCCAAGCCGGATGCCAAGGTCGCGATCTTCTATGCCAATGACGATTTCGGCAAGGACTACCTGGTCGGCCTCAAGGAGATGCTCGACAAGTCGAGCGTCAAGATCGTCGCCGAGGAAAGCTACGAGACGACGGAACCGTCGATCGATTCCCACATCGTCAAGCTGAAGGACACCGGCGCCGACGTGTTCGTCAACATCTCCACACCGAAATTCGCGGCGCAGGCGATCAAGAAGATCGCCGAGCTCAATTGGAAGCCGATGCACGTGATGACCGACGTCTCGATCTCGATCGGCGCCGTCATGAAGCCCGCCGGCCTCGAAGCCTCCGAAGGCGTGCTGTCGGCCGGCTATCTGAAGGACGCGTCCGATCCGCAGTGGAAGAATGACGAAGGCATGAAGAAGTTCATGGCCTTCGCCGAAAAGTACATGCCGGGCGCCAATCTGTCCGACGCCAATCTGGTCTATGGCTATGCCGCGGCGCAGACCATGGTGCAGGTGCTGAAGCAGGCCGGCGACAACCTGACGCGCGAGAACGTGATGAAGCAGGCCGCCAGCCTGAAGGACTTCACGCCCGACACGCTGATCCCCGGTATCCGGATCAATACCAGCGCGACCGACTTCGCGCCGGTCGAGCAGCTCAAGATGATGCAGTTCAAGAACGGACAGTGGGAGCTGTTCGGCGACATCATCAGCGCCGAGACCGGCGGCTAG
- a CDS encoding ABC transporter substrate-binding protein: MVSISRRTWLTGAAGAGVAAIAGLEPSLAEDTPGVTATEIRIGSTTSLSGPVSALGVQARCQEAYFKMLNEQGGIAGRQIKYIYYDDAFNPAKTVEQVRRLIESDNVAFLFNMLGTAPNSSVVKYINAAKVPHLFLSVNGDKWGDYKSYPWTMGFAPSARTEAQVFVKYALSQNKDAKFAVLYQNDDLGKDFVAGAKDVLGERFATSAVVASHEVTDPTIDSQIVALRGANPDVLISGSTAKFCAQSIRKIYELGWKPMHFIASGAASISSTIAPVGLDKSQGTISSAYVKDVADPAWANDPGVKDFLAFMAKYFPDGNPKEGYSLYAYTVAQVLRIVLEQCRGNFTRDNIMAQANNLKDVEVPTLLPGIKVNTSPTNHHPLQQLQLQRIEGPGWLRFGEVIQGANL; this comes from the coding sequence ATGGTCTCGATCAGCCGGCGCACATGGCTCACCGGCGCGGCAGGCGCAGGAGTTGCCGCGATCGCAGGCCTTGAGCCTTCGCTCGCCGAAGATACGCCCGGCGTCACCGCGACCGAGATCAGGATCGGCAGCACGACCTCATTGAGCGGCCCGGTGTCGGCGCTCGGCGTGCAGGCGCGCTGCCAGGAAGCCTATTTCAAGATGCTGAACGAGCAGGGCGGCATCGCCGGCCGGCAGATCAAGTACATCTATTACGACGATGCGTTCAATCCGGCCAAGACGGTCGAGCAGGTGCGCCGCCTGATCGAGAGCGACAATGTCGCCTTCCTGTTCAACATGCTCGGTACCGCGCCGAACTCGTCGGTCGTCAAATACATCAACGCCGCCAAGGTGCCGCATCTGTTCCTGTCGGTTAACGGCGACAAATGGGGCGACTACAAGAGCTATCCCTGGACCATGGGCTTCGCGCCGAGCGCCCGCACCGAGGCGCAGGTGTTCGTCAAATATGCGCTGAGCCAGAACAAGGACGCGAAGTTCGCGGTGCTCTACCAGAACGACGATCTCGGCAAGGATTTCGTCGCCGGCGCCAAGGACGTACTGGGCGAGCGGTTCGCGACCTCAGCGGTGGTCGCCTCGCACGAGGTCACCGATCCCACCATCGATTCCCAGATCGTCGCGCTGCGCGGCGCCAATCCGGACGTACTGATCTCGGGCAGCACGGCAAAGTTCTGCGCGCAGTCGATCCGCAAGATCTATGAGCTTGGCTGGAAGCCGATGCATTTCATCGCCAGCGGCGCGGCCTCGATCTCCTCGACCATCGCGCCTGTCGGCCTCGACAAGTCGCAGGGCACGATCTCGTCAGCCTATGTGAAGGACGTCGCCGATCCGGCGTGGGCCAACGACCCCGGCGTGAAGGATTTCCTCGCCTTCATGGCGAAGTACTTCCCCGATGGCAATCCGAAGGAAGGCTACAGCCTCTATGCCTACACGGTGGCGCAGGTACTCAGGATCGTGCTGGAGCAGTGCAGGGGCAATTTCACTCGCGACAATATCATGGCGCAGGCGAACAATTTGAAGGACGTCGAGGTCCCGACGCTGTTGCCCGGCATCAAGGTCAACACAAGCCCGACCAATCATCACCCGCTGCAGCAGCTGCAGCTGCAACGGATCGAAGGGCCCGGCTGGCTGCGCTTCGGCGAGGTGATCCAGGGCGCGAATTTGTAG
- a CDS encoding AMP-binding protein has translation MDNLAATGGVTGPGRIGRVAIGDLLKRAARRFPDRVALTDGTRQVTFTELERDANRFANHLVQRGLKPGEKISTICNNSVEFVKALFGIHRAGLVWVPINTMLGPADMDYILGHAEVRFAIIDDNLHAQADRRAALEARGMEMIAIDLTGNAGKTGLQEFNGLLKGQSDIEPEIEINDRDLAMIIYTSGTTSRPKGAMHCHLAVVMAVMSNCIEMQLSRDDGITGQFPLFHCAGHVLLLSYLSVGGRMALMRGFDPVVCMEAIVRDKLTVFVGLSLMYQAILDHPRRREYDLSGLRCCIYTMAPMGKPLLERAMADLCPNFVLTSGQTEMYPATTMSRPEVQLERFGNYWGESLIVNETAIMDDNGNLLPRGEIGELVHRGPNVMMGYYKDPKSTEEARKFGWHHTGDLALIDGNGEVLFLDRKKDMIKSGGENVASVKIEETLLAHPAVQNAAVVGLPHPQWGEAVSAFVKLKPGAVADEAGIEAHCRKHLGGFQVPKLVRILEEMPMTATGKLRKVELRQQYSGHFVERA, from the coding sequence ATGGACAATCTCGCAGCAACCGGTGGCGTCACCGGCCCCGGCCGCATCGGGCGGGTCGCGATCGGCGACCTGCTGAAGCGCGCCGCGCGGCGGTTTCCGGATCGCGTCGCGCTGACCGATGGCACCAGGCAAGTCACCTTCACCGAGCTCGAGCGCGATGCCAATCGCTTCGCCAACCATTTGGTGCAACGTGGATTGAAGCCCGGCGAAAAAATCTCGACGATCTGCAACAACTCCGTCGAATTCGTCAAAGCGCTGTTCGGCATCCACCGGGCCGGCCTGGTCTGGGTACCGATCAACACAATGCTCGGGCCGGCGGACATGGACTACATCCTCGGCCATGCCGAGGTCCGCTTTGCGATTATCGACGACAATCTGCACGCCCAGGCAGATCGGCGCGCGGCGCTGGAAGCCCGCGGCATGGAGATGATCGCGATCGATCTGACCGGCAATGCCGGCAAGACCGGATTGCAGGAATTCAACGGTCTCCTGAAGGGGCAATCCGACATCGAGCCTGAGATCGAGATCAACGATCGTGATCTCGCGATGATCATCTATACCTCGGGCACGACGTCGCGGCCGAAGGGCGCGATGCATTGCCACCTCGCCGTGGTGATGGCCGTGATGAGCAACTGCATCGAGATGCAGCTTTCGCGCGACGACGGGATCACCGGGCAGTTTCCGCTGTTCCACTGTGCCGGCCACGTGCTGCTGCTGAGCTATCTCTCGGTCGGCGGCCGCATGGCGCTGATGCGCGGCTTCGATCCGGTGGTCTGCATGGAGGCGATCGTCCGTGACAAGCTTACGGTGTTCGTCGGCCTGTCGCTGATGTATCAGGCGATCCTCGATCATCCGCGCCGGCGCGAGTATGATCTCTCCGGCCTGCGCTGCTGCATCTACACCATGGCCCCGATGGGCAAGCCGCTACTGGAGCGCGCCATGGCCGATCTCTGTCCGAACTTCGTGCTGACCAGCGGCCAGACCGAGATGTATCCGGCGACGACGATGTCGCGGCCGGAGGTGCAGCTCGAGCGTTTCGGCAATTACTGGGGCGAGTCGTTGATCGTCAACGAGACCGCGATCATGGACGACAACGGCAACCTGCTGCCGCGCGGCGAGATCGGCGAGCTGGTGCATCGCGGGCCCAACGTGATGATGGGATATTACAAGGACCCGAAGTCGACCGAGGAGGCGCGCAAGTTCGGCTGGCATCATACCGGCGATCTTGCCTTGATCGACGGCAATGGCGAGGTGTTGTTCCTCGATCGCAAGAAAGACATGATAAAGTCGGGCGGCGAGAATGTCGCTTCCGTCAAGATCGAGGAGACTTTGCTGGCGCATCCCGCCGTGCAGAATGCCGCCGTGGTCGGGCTGCCGCATCCGCAATGGGGCGAGGCGGTCTCCGCCTTCGTCAAGCTGAAGCCCGGTGCGGTGGCCGACGAGGCCGGCATCGAGGCGCATTGCCGAAAGCATCTCGGTGGCTTCCAGGTGCCGAAGCTGGTGCGTATCCTCGAGGAGATGCCGATGACCGCGACCGGCAAGCTGCGCAAGGTCGAGCTGCGGCAGCAATACAGCGGGCATTTTGTGGAGCGCGCCTAG
- a CDS encoding 3-keto-5-aminohexanoate cleavage protein, whose amino-acid sequence MSDKAVITCALNGVLTDPKQHNVPVTPEQMAREARAAFNAGASIMHIHLRQQEPNKGHLPSWDVGVSKEIQQAIREACPGVIINHTTGTSGPNYQGALDCVRETKPEIAACNAGSLNYLKVKADNTWAWPPMMFDNAVEKVQDYLDVMKAAGTIPEFECFDVGIVRCVGMYRQTGMYSGPLEYNFVMGVASGMPADPELLPILLKLKAPEAHWQVTAIGRAEIWPLHQRAADLGGHLRSGLEDTFYLGDGTKVTSNGQLVEGLAACARRAGREIASPAEARQIFGIRH is encoded by the coding sequence ATGAGCGACAAGGCCGTCATCACCTGCGCGCTGAACGGCGTGCTTACCGACCCGAAGCAGCACAATGTCCCGGTGACACCGGAACAGATGGCGCGCGAGGCCAGGGCCGCGTTCAACGCCGGCGCCAGCATCATGCACATCCATCTGCGCCAGCAGGAGCCGAACAAGGGCCACCTGCCGTCGTGGGATGTCGGCGTCAGCAAGGAAATCCAGCAGGCGATCCGCGAGGCCTGCCCCGGCGTGATCATCAACCACACCACCGGCACCTCGGGCCCGAACTACCAGGGCGCGCTTGATTGCGTGCGCGAGACAAAACCCGAGATCGCGGCCTGCAACGCCGGCTCGCTGAACTATCTCAAGGTGAAGGCCGACAACACCTGGGCCTGGCCGCCGATGATGTTCGATAACGCGGTCGAGAAGGTGCAGGATTATCTCGACGTGATGAAGGCGGCCGGCACGATTCCGGAATTCGAGTGCTTCGACGTCGGCATCGTGCGCTGCGTCGGCATGTACCGGCAGACCGGCATGTATTCCGGTCCACTCGAATACAATTTCGTCATGGGCGTCGCCTCGGGGATGCCGGCGGATCCGGAGCTGTTGCCGATCCTGCTCAAGCTGAAGGCGCCGGAGGCGCATTGGCAGGTCACAGCGATCGGCCGCGCCGAGATCTGGCCGCTGCACCAGCGCGCCGCCGACCTCGGCGGCCACCTGCGCAGCGGGCTCGAGGACACGTTCTATCTCGGCGACGGCACCAAGGTAACGTCGAACGGGCAGCTCGTCGAAGGCCTCGCCGCCTGCGCGCGGCGTGCCGGTCGCGAGATCGCGAGCCCGGCCGAGGCGCGGCAGATTTTCGGGATCCGACACTAG
- a CDS encoding acyl-CoA dehydrogenase family protein, producing MLFTADHDEPRRALQKFIVAEINPHVDEWEKADIFPAHELFKKLGNLGFLGLNKPVEFGGQGLDYSYALMMAEELGAITCGGVPMAIGVQTDMATPALARFGSDEVRREFLAPAIAGDQVACIGVSEPGAGSDVASIKTNARSDGDDYVINGGKMWITNGTQADWICLLANTSDGPVHRNKSLICVPMKTKGVQVARKLDKLGMRSSDTAQIFFDNVRVPKRNRIGEEGQGFTYQMIQFQEERLWGAAACLKAHEFIINATIDYTRSRKAFGGSILDNQVVHFKLAEMQTEVELLRSLIYRAGEALVAGEDVTRLATMAKLKAGRLGRELTDACLQYWGGMGFTNETPVSRAYRDSRLTSIGGGADEVMLMVLCKMMGTLPGMKQKGNA from the coding sequence ATGCTCTTCACCGCCGACCACGACGAACCGCGCCGCGCACTGCAAAAGTTCATCGTGGCCGAGATCAATCCGCATGTCGACGAGTGGGAGAAGGCCGATATCTTCCCGGCGCATGAGCTGTTCAAGAAGCTCGGCAATCTCGGCTTCCTCGGCCTCAACAAGCCGGTCGAATTCGGCGGCCAGGGGCTGGATTATTCCTACGCGCTGATGATGGCCGAGGAGTTAGGGGCCATCACCTGCGGCGGCGTGCCGATGGCGATCGGGGTGCAGACCGACATGGCGACGCCGGCGCTGGCGCGGTTCGGCTCCGACGAGGTGCGGCGCGAATTCCTGGCGCCCGCGATCGCCGGCGATCAGGTCGCCTGCATCGGCGTTTCCGAGCCCGGCGCCGGTTCCGACGTCGCCTCGATCAAGACCAATGCACGCTCCGACGGCGACGATTACGTCATCAATGGCGGCAAGATGTGGATCACCAACGGCACCCAGGCCGACTGGATCTGCCTGCTCGCCAATACCAGCGACGGCCCGGTCCATCGCAACAAGTCGCTGATCTGCGTTCCCATGAAGACCAAGGGCGTCCAGGTCGCGCGCAAGCTCGACAAGCTCGGCATGCGCTCGTCCGATACGGCGCAGATCTTCTTCGACAATGTCCGGGTGCCGAAGCGCAACCGGATCGGCGAGGAGGGCCAGGGCTTCACCTACCAGATGATCCAGTTCCAGGAGGAGCGGCTGTGGGGCGCGGCCGCCTGCCTAAAGGCGCATGAATTCATCATCAACGCGACCATCGACTACACCCGGAGCCGCAAGGCATTTGGCGGCTCGATCCTCGATAACCAGGTGGTGCACTTCAAGCTCGCGGAGATGCAGACCGAGGTCGAATTGCTGCGCTCGCTGATCTATCGTGCCGGCGAGGCGCTGGTCGCCGGCGAGGACGTCACCCGGCTCGCGACCATGGCGAAATTGAAAGCCGGCCGGCTTGGCCGCGAGCTCACCGATGCCTGCCTGCAATATTGGGGCGGCATGGGCTTCACCAACGAGACGCCGGTCAGCCGGGCCTATCGCGACAGCCGCCTGACCTCGATCGGCGGCGGTGCCGACGAGGTGATGCTGATGGTATTGTGCAAGATGATGGGCACGCTGCCCGGCATGAAGCAAAAGGGAAACGCCTGA
- a CDS encoding glutathione S-transferase family protein codes for MITLYHCDAARSFRPLWMLEELGLPYELKMLPFPPRVFAKEYLGINPLGTIPFMVDGETKMTESSGICHYLGTKYGPTPLIVGSDEPAYGAFLNWMYFSDATLTFPQTLVLRYSQLEPEERRNPQVSGDYAKWFLGRLRAVEAAAAKSEFLCAERFTAADITNGYALRLASNIGLAKDFGPNVAAYWARLQQREGYRRAVTSEQKAGLEQNVAPRARA; via the coding sequence ATGATCACGCTCTATCACTGCGACGCCGCGCGCTCGTTCCGCCCGCTGTGGATGCTGGAGGAGCTCGGGCTGCCCTATGAGTTGAAGATGCTGCCGTTCCCGCCGCGCGTGTTCGCCAAGGAGTATCTCGGCATCAATCCGCTCGGCACCATCCCGTTCATGGTCGACGGCGAGACGAAGATGACGGAGTCCTCCGGCATCTGCCATTACCTCGGCACCAAATATGGCCCGACGCCGTTGATCGTAGGCTCCGACGAGCCGGCCTATGGCGCGTTCCTGAACTGGATGTATTTTTCCGACGCGACGCTGACCTTTCCGCAGACGCTGGTGCTGCGCTACAGCCAGCTCGAGCCGGAGGAGCGGCGCAACCCGCAGGTCTCGGGCGACTATGCAAAATGGTTCCTGGGCCGCTTGCGTGCGGTGGAGGCCGCCGCCGCGAAATCGGAATTCCTCTGCGCGGAACGCTTCACCGCCGCCGACATTACCAACGGTTATGCGCTGCGGCTCGCCAGCAATATCGGCCTCGCCAAGGATTTCGGGCCGAATGTCGCGGCCTATTGGGCGCGGCTGCAGCAGCGCGAAGGTTACCGGCGCGCGGTGACGTCGGAGCAAAAAGCCGGGCTGGAACAAAATGTTGCGCCGCGCGCGCGGGCTTGA
- a CDS encoding helix-turn-helix domain-containing protein — translation MDAIVDAKCQNSGQQQSGHRMLITPERVFYAGLLGRPRERCPGAFHVYVAIRDGLHLSTSEGRESHGELAVTMPNLRHTITSEYRSAICVAIEPESVPDGTLEAVARRLQGPDSHLFANRIRNAYATLAEMQHRDAIANAEFDTMCFGDALPQRVLDPRVVRAIGRIGQFSGEPVTAAGCAAEAGLSPSRFLHLFKEETGISFRSFRAWKRARHLLHFANQDINLAHLAQDIGYPDSTHFSHSIRRFYGLKPRAIFSGSRDLAIYRTGQERALT, via the coding sequence ATGGACGCGATCGTGGACGCGAAGTGCCAGAATTCTGGCCAGCAGCAATCCGGCCACCGGATGCTGATCACGCCGGAACGGGTGTTCTATGCCGGGCTGCTCGGCCGACCGCGCGAACGCTGTCCCGGCGCATTCCATGTCTATGTCGCGATCCGCGACGGCTTGCATCTGTCGACCAGCGAAGGCCGCGAGTCGCACGGCGAGCTCGCGGTGACGATGCCGAACCTGCGCCACACCATCACCAGCGAATATCGCTCCGCGATCTGCGTCGCGATCGAGCCGGAAAGCGTGCCGGACGGCACGCTCGAAGCCGTCGCCCGCCGGCTGCAAGGACCCGACTCTCATTTATTCGCGAACCGGATTCGCAACGCCTATGCGACGCTTGCCGAGATGCAGCATCGCGACGCGATCGCGAATGCCGAGTTCGACACCATGTGCTTTGGCGACGCACTGCCGCAGCGCGTGCTCGATCCGCGTGTGGTGCGCGCGATCGGCCGCATCGGGCAATTCTCCGGCGAGCCGGTGACCGCGGCAGGCTGCGCCGCCGAGGCCGGACTGTCGCCCTCGCGCTTTCTGCATCTGTTCAAGGAGGAGACAGGAATCTCGTTCCGCTCGTTCCGCGCCTGGAAGCGCGCGCGGCATCTGCTGCACTTCGCCAACCAGGACATCAACCTCGCGCATCTCGCGCAGGATATCGGATATCCCGATAGCACGCATTTCAGCCACTCGATCCGCCGCTTCTATGGCCTGAAGCCGCGCGCGATCTTCTCCGGCTCGCGCGATCTTGCGATCTACCGCACGGGGCAAGAACGTGCGCTGACGTAA
- a CDS encoding long-chain fatty acid--CoA ligase — protein sequence MPVRYYDWIAHHRRRTPDKMALVDLASGRRFGYAELDARVSRLAGYLRDELKVASGDRVAVLALNTTDTLEVQFACFRIGAVFLPLNTRLTVPELRYITADASPKVMIHDDELAETALAVAKLCDVASTVRLGRGGAYEAGIAAARPLERFEEVTLDDISTIMYTSGTTGQPKGAIITHGMTFWNCVNLGGPAYISPASVLLTVLPLFHTGGLNCYTNPVLHAGGTVLIMRAFDPGEALRLISDPAQGINVFFGVPAIYQFMAQHPSFATADFSRLLIGGVGGAPMPLPLLKTWEARGVALQQGYGMTETSPAVMVLDREDAARKAGSSGKPVLHTEVRIVRPDGSDAAVGELGELWVKGPNITPGYWNRPDANASSFTDGWLHTGDATRIDEEGFYYIVDRWKDMYISGGENVYPAEVESVLHQLAAVAEAAVIGIPNEQWGEVGMAVIAVKPGHTLTPAEIHAHCQANLARFKCPRLIEFINALPRNATGKIHKPTLRQQFSQPKPTDTAA from the coding sequence GTGCCGGTTCGTTACTACGACTGGATCGCGCATCATCGCCGGCGCACGCCGGACAAGATGGCGCTTGTCGATCTCGCAAGCGGTCGCCGCTTTGGCTATGCGGAACTCGACGCCCGGGTGTCGCGGCTCGCGGGCTATCTGCGCGACGAGTTGAAGGTCGCCAGCGGCGACCGGGTCGCGGTGCTGGCGCTGAACACCACGGATACGCTGGAGGTGCAGTTCGCCTGCTTCCGGATCGGCGCGGTCTTCCTGCCGCTCAACACCCGCCTTACCGTTCCCGAGTTGCGCTACATTACCGCCGACGCTTCGCCAAAAGTGATGATCCATGACGACGAGCTCGCCGAGACCGCGCTTGCCGTCGCCAAACTCTGCGATGTCGCCTCGACCGTGCGGCTCGGCCGCGGCGGCGCCTATGAGGCCGGCATCGCGGCGGCCAGGCCGCTCGAACGGTTCGAGGAGGTCACGCTCGATGACATCTCGACCATCATGTACACCTCGGGCACCACGGGCCAGCCCAAGGGCGCGATCATCACGCACGGGATGACGTTCTGGAATTGCGTCAATCTCGGCGGCCCCGCCTATATTTCTCCGGCCTCGGTGCTGCTCACCGTGCTGCCGCTGTTCCACACCGGCGGGCTCAATTGCTACACCAACCCGGTGCTGCATGCCGGCGGCACCGTGCTGATCATGCGCGCGTTCGATCCCGGCGAGGCCTTGAGGCTGATCAGCGATCCCGCGCAGGGCATCAACGTGTTCTTCGGCGTGCCCGCGATCTACCAGTTCATGGCGCAGCATCCGTCCTTCGCCACCGCCGACTTCAGCCGCCTGCTGATCGGCGGCGTCGGCGGCGCGCCGATGCCGTTGCCGCTGCTCAAGACCTGGGAGGCGCGCGGCGTCGCGTTGCAGCAGGGCTACGGCATGACCGAGACCTCGCCGGCGGTGATGGTGCTCGACCGCGAGGACGCGGCGCGCAAGGCCGGCTCGTCCGGCAAGCCGGTGCTGCACACCGAGGTTCGGATCGTGCGGCCCGACGGCAGCGATGCCGCGGTCGGCGAGCTAGGCGAGCTCTGGGTCAAGGGCCCGAACATCACGCCGGGCTACTGGAACCGGCCGGACGCCAACGCCTCCTCCTTCACCGACGGCTGGCTGCACACCGGCGACGCCACGCGGATCGACGAGGAAGGCTTCTACTACATCGTCGACCGCTGGAAGGACATGTACATCTCCGGCGGCGAGAACGTCTATCCGGCCGAGGTCGAGAGCGTGCTGCATCAACTGGCGGCCGTCGCCGAGGCCGCCGTCATCGGCATCCCGAACGAGCAATGGGGTGAGGTCGGAATGGCCGTGATCGCCGTGAAGCCGGGCCATACACTGACGCCGGCCGAGATCCACGCGCATTGCCAGGCCAATCTGGCGCGGTTCAAGTGCCCGCGCCTGATCGAATTCATCAATGCCCTGCCGCGGAATGCGACAGGCAAAATTCACAAGCCGACGCTGCGGCAGCAATTCAGCCAGCCGAAGCCGACCGATACCGCGGCGTGA
- a CDS encoding acyl-CoA dehydrogenase family protein: protein MANPFYTGEHEAFREVMRRFVAKEIEPYAHQWDEEGEFPRALYAKASEIGLLGLGFPEEYGGIAADQFMKIVASQELARAGAGGVSSSLMSHTIGSPPIARAARPEVKARVLPDVLAGKKISALAITEPSGGSDVANLRTKARRDGDHYVVSGEKTFITSGMRADYLTVAVRTGGEGPGGVSLLLIEGNTPGLSRTKLKKMGWWASDTATLHFDECRVPVENLIGEEGQGFKIIMQNFNSERMGMAASCTAYARVCLDEAVAYAKERKTFGKPIAQHQVIRHKIVDMAQKVAASQAMLEMLAWRLGQGESPVAEICMMKNQATQTMAHCASEAVQIFGGAGFMRGIKVERIYREVKVNAIGGGTEEIMKDLASRQMGL from the coding sequence ATGGCAAACCCGTTCTACACCGGCGAGCATGAGGCCTTTCGCGAGGTGATGCGGCGCTTTGTGGCCAAGGAAATCGAGCCCTATGCCCATCAATGGGACGAGGAGGGCGAGTTTCCGCGCGCGCTCTATGCCAAGGCGTCCGAGATCGGGCTGCTCGGCCTCGGTTTCCCGGAGGAATATGGCGGGATTGCCGCCGACCAGTTCATGAAGATCGTGGCCTCGCAGGAGCTGGCGCGCGCCGGCGCCGGCGGCGTCTCCTCGAGCCTGATGAGCCACACCATCGGCTCGCCGCCGATCGCCCGAGCCGCCCGGCCCGAGGTCAAGGCGCGGGTGCTCCCGGACGTGCTCGCCGGCAAGAAGATCTCCGCGCTCGCGATCACAGAGCCGAGCGGCGGCTCCGATGTCGCCAATCTGCGCACCAAGGCGCGGCGCGACGGCGACCATTACGTCGTCTCCGGCGAAAAGACCTTCATCACCTCGGGCATGCGCGCCGACTATCTGACGGTCGCGGTGCGCACCGGCGGTGAGGGGCCGGGCGGCGTCAGCCTGCTGTTGATCGAGGGCAATACGCCGGGCCTGTCCCGCACCAAGCTGAAGAAGATGGGGTGGTGGGCATCGGATACCGCGACCTTGCATTTTGACGAATGCCGGGTGCCGGTCGAGAACCTGATCGGCGAGGAAGGCCAAGGCTTCAAGATCATCATGCAGAACTTCAACAGCGAGCGCATGGGCATGGCGGCAAGCTGCACCGCCTATGCGCGCGTTTGCCTCGACGAGGCGGTCGCCTATGCCAAGGAGCGCAAGACGTTCGGCAAGCCGATCGCCCAGCACCAGGTCATCAGGCACAAGATCGTCGACATGGCGCAGAAAGTCGCGGCCTCGCAGGCGATGCTGGAAATGCTGGCGTGGCGGCTCGGCCAGGGCGAAAGCCCGGTCGCCGAGATCTGCATGATGAAGAACCAGGCCACCCAGACCATGGCGCACTGCGCCTCCGAGGCGGTGCAGATCTTCGGCGGCGCCGGCTTCATGCGCGGCATCAAGGTCGAGCGCATCTACCGCGAGGTCAAGGTCAACGCGATCGGCGGCGGCACCGAGGAGATCATGAAGGACCTGGCATCAAGGCAAATGGGATTGTGA